The following proteins are co-located in the Desulfatirhabdium butyrativorans DSM 18734 genome:
- the mobB gene encoding molybdopterin-guanine dinucleotide biosynthesis protein B, with the protein MRKIVGFVGSSGSGKTTLIEKLVPQLKKRGYRVGTVKHAGHGFEMDREGKDTWRYQQSGADGVLVSSPGKMVLSRQGIPDRLHAVLPFMADMDIILVEGFKKEPIPKIEVFRSAVAQSPLCLSDPMLKAVVSDDALQIGIPIIGLEDIERIVALIEALPDEERPGLGE; encoded by the coding sequence ATGAGAAAAATCGTCGGTTTTGTAGGCTCTTCGGGTTCGGGGAAGACCACACTGATTGAAAAACTGGTCCCCCAGCTCAAGAAGCGCGGGTACCGGGTCGGTACCGTGAAACATGCCGGTCACGGATTCGAAATGGATCGGGAAGGCAAGGACACTTGGCGCTATCAGCAGAGTGGCGCAGATGGCGTCCTCGTCTCATCGCCTGGGAAAATGGTTCTTTCCAGGCAAGGGATTCCGGACCGATTGCATGCGGTTCTGCCCTTCATGGCGGATATGGACATCATTCTGGTGGAGGGTTTCAAAAAGGAGCCGATTCCCAAAATCGAGGTTTTTCGATCCGCAGTGGCGCAGAGCCCGCTGTGCCTCTCCGATCCGATGCTCAAAGCGGTGGTCAGCGACGATGCGCTGCAAATCGGCATCCCGATCATTGGGCTCGAGGATATCGAAAGGATTGTGGCCCTGATCGAGGCCCTTCCGGATGAAGAAAGACCGGGGCTTGGCGAATGA
- the sat gene encoding sulfate adenylyltransferase, which produces MSQLIPPHGGKGLTCCLLEGAEREAELKKAQGLKKIEISPREKGDLIMMGIGGFSPLTGFMTKADWKGVLDNFLMADGTFWPIPVTLSASKEDAAAISVGQEIALFDPERKEIMATMKVTEKYDMTVADKRYECEKTFMGEGTKTAEEFWKIAEKDHPGVQMVMGQKDVNLAGPVKVLSEAEYPTKYAGIYMRPAESRKIFDERGWKEVAALQLRNPMHRSHEYLCKIAVEVCDGVFIHSLVGNLKPGDIPAEVRVKCIDTLVKHYFVPQNVLQGGYPLDMRYAGPREALLHATFRQNYGCSRMIIGRDHAGVGDFYGMFEAQTIFDKIPKPTAPGKALLCTPLKIDWTFYCHKCDGMASLRTCPHDKKDRVLLSGTALRKGLSEGTPIPDHFGREEVLEILREYYASLTEKVEIKLHTAATGG; this is translated from the coding sequence ATGTCCCAACTCATTCCACCTCATGGCGGTAAAGGTCTGACTTGCTGTCTGCTCGAAGGGGCAGAACGCGAAGCCGAACTGAAGAAGGCTCAGGGGCTCAAGAAGATTGAAATTTCCCCCCGTGAGAAAGGCGATCTCATCATGATGGGGATCGGTGGGTTCAGCCCGCTGACCGGATTCATGACCAAGGCCGACTGGAAAGGCGTTCTCGACAATTTCCTGATGGCTGACGGCACATTCTGGCCCATCCCGGTTACCCTGTCCGCTTCCAAGGAAGATGCAGCGGCCATTTCGGTTGGGCAGGAAATTGCGCTCTTCGACCCGGAACGCAAAGAAATCATGGCCACCATGAAAGTCACCGAAAAATATGACATGACCGTGGCCGACAAACGCTATGAATGTGAAAAGACGTTCATGGGCGAAGGGACCAAGACAGCGGAAGAATTCTGGAAGATCGCCGAAAAAGATCATCCCGGCGTTCAGATGGTCATGGGTCAGAAAGACGTCAACCTGGCAGGACCGGTGAAAGTGCTGAGCGAAGCCGAATATCCGACCAAATACGCCGGTATTTACATGAGACCTGCAGAATCCCGGAAAATCTTCGATGAAAGAGGGTGGAAGGAAGTTGCGGCCCTCCAGCTCCGGAACCCCATGCACCGCTCCCATGAATACCTGTGCAAGATCGCTGTCGAAGTCTGCGATGGCGTGTTCATTCACTCCCTGGTCGGCAACCTGAAACCCGGCGACATTCCCGCAGAAGTCCGGGTCAAGTGCATCGACACCCTCGTCAAACATTATTTCGTTCCCCAGAACGTTCTGCAGGGCGGATATCCGCTCGACATGCGGTATGCCGGACCCCGCGAAGCCCTGCTGCATGCCACCTTCCGCCAGAACTATGGCTGCTCCCGCATGATCATCGGCCGCGACCATGCAGGCGTGGGCGATTTCTACGGCATGTTCGAAGCCCAGACCATTTTCGACAAGATTCCGAAGCCGACCGCACCCGGGAAAGCCCTGCTGTGCACCCCGCTCAAGATCGACTGGACCTTCTACTGCCACAAGTGCGACGGCATGGCATCTTTGAGAACCTGCCCCCACGACAAGAAAGACCGCGTGCTGCTGAGCGGAACCGCTCTGCGCAAAGGCCTTTCCGAAGGCACCCCGATTCCGGATCATTTCGGACGGGAGGAAGTCCTTGAAATCCTGCGCGAATACTATGCAAGCCTGACCGAGAAGGTCGAAATCAAACTGCACACCGCAGCAACGGGCGGCTGA
- a CDS encoding NAD-dependent epimerase/dehydratase family protein: MDTVLITGGGGFLGKAIARRLVAQGKQVRSLCRTRHDQLDHWGIEQIEGDVAEIDTVEKACEGVDAVFHTAAKAGVWGNWQDFYRTNVLGTRNIIAACRKHRIPILIHTSSPSVVFDGGNMEGVDESTPYPLQYHAAYPQTKAMAEKEVLNAVRDGLQAIILRPHLIWGPEDNHLVPRILERAEKLAIIGDGSNRVDVLYIDNAAHAHVLAAEKLQENPLLSGNIYFISQGVPVNLWEMINRILEAGGKKPVSRRIPAAAAYVAGACLEGFYRLLGFQQEPRLTRFVARELATSHWFDISAAIRDLDYEPKVSIEEGLDRLKQWLQQGDPAPFPDHEAFDRNR; the protein is encoded by the coding sequence ATGGATACCGTTCTGATCACGGGAGGCGGTGGGTTTCTGGGAAAGGCCATCGCCAGACGACTGGTTGCCCAGGGAAAGCAGGTCAGGAGTCTTTGCAGAACGCGCCATGACCAACTCGATCACTGGGGAATCGAACAAATCGAAGGTGACGTGGCCGAAATCGACACGGTGGAAAAGGCCTGTGAGGGCGTCGATGCGGTTTTTCATACGGCCGCAAAAGCCGGGGTATGGGGAAACTGGCAGGATTTCTATCGCACCAATGTCCTCGGAACCCGAAACATCATCGCAGCCTGCCGAAAACATCGCATACCGATCCTGATCCACACGAGCTCGCCGAGTGTCGTCTTCGACGGGGGCAATATGGAAGGGGTGGATGAATCGACCCCCTATCCGCTGCAATACCATGCCGCCTATCCGCAAACCAAAGCCATGGCGGAAAAAGAAGTGTTGAATGCGGTGCGTGATGGTCTGCAGGCGATTATCCTTCGGCCCCATCTCATCTGGGGGCCGGAGGACAACCATCTGGTTCCCCGCATTCTGGAGCGCGCCGAAAAGCTGGCCATCATCGGTGATGGCAGCAACCGCGTCGATGTGCTCTATATCGACAATGCCGCTCATGCCCACGTGCTGGCTGCTGAAAAGCTGCAAGAAAACCCGCTGCTATCCGGCAACATTTATTTTATCAGTCAGGGAGTTCCCGTCAATCTCTGGGAGATGATCAACCGGATCCTGGAAGCCGGCGGCAAAAAGCCCGTTTCCCGAAGGATTCCGGCAGCAGCAGCCTATGTGGCGGGTGCATGTCTCGAAGGCTTCTACCGGCTGCTCGGTTTTCAGCAGGAGCCCCGCCTGACCCGATTTGTGGCCAGGGAACTCGCCACCTCCCACTGGTTCGACATTTCCGCAGCCATCCGGGATTTGGATTATGAACCGAAAGTTTCGATCGAAGAGGGGCTCGATAGGCTCAAACAGTGGCTACAGCAAGGCGATCCAGCGCCATTCCCAGATCATGAAGCATTCGATCGCAACCGATGA
- a CDS encoding 7-carboxy-7-deazaguanine synthase QueE: MFLDINEIFFSIQGESTFAGLPCIFVRLAGCNLACRYCDTRYAFKTEERISTDAILRRIEAFGCRRVEITGGEPLLQPETPRLVRALLDNGYDVLLETNGSINIECVDPRCVRIVDVKCPSSGEWQKMDLGNLARLTPKDQVKFVLSDRQDFDLALDVLPRLPAHVDAGHILFSPVWERLSPAELAGWILGAGIDVRLHLQLHKWIWPGVERGV, encoded by the coding sequence ATGTTTCTGGATATCAACGAAATTTTCTTCAGCATCCAGGGGGAGTCCACTTTTGCCGGGCTTCCGTGTATTTTTGTTCGGCTGGCGGGATGTAATCTGGCCTGCCGGTATTGTGATACCCGGTATGCTTTCAAGACCGAGGAGCGAATTTCCACAGATGCGATTCTGCGCCGAATCGAAGCATTTGGCTGCCGCCGCGTGGAGATTACCGGTGGTGAGCCGCTCTTGCAGCCCGAAACGCCCCGGTTGGTGAGAGCGCTTCTGGATAACGGCTATGACGTGTTGCTCGAAACCAACGGCAGCATCAACATCGAATGTGTGGATCCCCGGTGTGTGCGCATCGTGGATGTGAAATGCCCATCGAGTGGCGAATGGCAAAAAATGGATCTGGGAAACCTGGCCAGGCTTACCCCGAAAGATCAGGTGAAATTTGTCCTGTCCGATCGGCAGGATTTCGATCTCGCCCTGGATGTCCTGCCTCGATTGCCTGCCCATGTCGATGCCGGTCACATCCTGTTTTCCCCGGTATGGGAAAGGCTTTCTCCGGCTGAACTGGCCGGTTGGATTCTGGGCGCAGGCATCGATGTCAGGCTGCATCTTCAACTGCATAAATGGATTTGGCCGGGAGTGGAAAGAGGGGTTTAG
- a CDS encoding ABC transporter ATP-binding protein: protein MDRIDIGFHRTGTIRAADFPITDDNHFMKPIEKPIIELKNLLKRFKDQTAVDSINLAIAEGICFGLLGPNGAGKTTTLEMIEGITEPTSGQILYRGQPRGDSFSEEIGIQLQHTTLLSFLTIRETLRVFSKLYRHSADIDDILSLCSLSEIQKQYNDKISGGQRQRLMLAISLINDPSLLFLDEPSTGLDPQARQNLWAIIDTIKMQRRTIILTTHAMKEAERLCDEIAIMDQGKIIARGDIPSLLKAHCFDASGNPLCEPNLENVFLRLTGRQLRE from the coding sequence ATGGATCGAATCGATATCGGTTTTCACAGGACCGGCACGATTCGTGCGGCCGATTTTCCCATCACAGATGACAATCATTTTATGAAGCCCATCGAAAAACCCATCATCGAACTGAAAAATCTGCTCAAACGGTTCAAGGACCAGACAGCGGTGGACAGCATCAATCTCGCCATTGCCGAAGGCATCTGCTTTGGTCTGCTGGGGCCAAACGGTGCAGGCAAGACAACGACGCTCGAAATGATCGAGGGCATCACCGAGCCGACCAGCGGCCAGATTCTCTATCGCGGTCAACCCCGCGGAGATTCTTTTTCAGAAGAAATTGGGATTCAGCTCCAGCATACCACGCTGCTTTCCTTTCTCACCATCCGGGAAACCCTCCGTGTCTTCAGCAAGCTCTATCGCCACAGCGCCGACATCGATGACATTCTGTCCCTGTGTTCTCTATCCGAAATCCAGAAACAGTACAACGACAAGATTTCCGGCGGGCAAAGACAACGGCTCATGCTCGCAATCTCCCTCATCAACGATCCGAGCCTGCTTTTTCTCGATGAACCATCCACAGGACTCGATCCGCAGGCCAGGCAGAACCTGTGGGCCATCATCGATACGATCAAGATGCAGAGGCGAACGATCATCCTGACCACCCATGCCATGAAAGAAGCCGAAAGACTCTGTGATGAGATTGCCATCATGGATCAGGGCAAGATCATCGCCAGGGGCGATATCCCTTCCCTGCTGAAAGCCCATTGCTTCGACGCTTCGGGCAATCCACTCTGCGAGCCGAATCTGGAGAATGTGTTTCTTCGATTGACAGGCCGCCAACTGCGGGAATGA
- a CDS encoding ATP-binding protein — translation MGVWKSKMENHLSATRLLSAGPVSDNRIETPDTPEMSRMATFVPEAPIRTLDELVAPMPVKMQIDTALNRIRYHNVLYEDWNLKKIDPYGNRVAINFYGPPGTGKTFCAEAIAHHLNRTIIRVNYAEIESKYVGETPKNIKAAFKKAQEAKSVLFFDEADSILGKRLTQVTQSADHGVNVSRSVMLMELDRFDGIVIFASNLPANYDGAFVRRIMAHIEFILPDVDCLSRLWAYLLPDETPRAADVDTQWLARESEGLSGGDILNVIKLAASMAVTRNGDDRQIEQRDILQAISQVRNAQQKIGSKTSDMDYTGARPVQIRQEVIAAEQLPPDIQQAYASRVENLGS, via the coding sequence ATGGGAGTATGGAAGAGCAAAATGGAAAACCATTTGTCCGCAACACGTCTGTTGTCGGCAGGGCCTGTTTCCGATAATCGAATCGAAACGCCGGATACCCCAGAAATGAGCCGGATGGCGACCTTCGTGCCGGAGGCGCCGATACGAACACTGGATGAGCTTGTGGCGCCAATGCCGGTGAAAATGCAGATTGATACGGCCCTCAATCGCATTCGCTACCACAATGTACTCTATGAAGATTGGAACCTGAAGAAAATCGATCCCTACGGGAACCGAGTGGCGATCAATTTCTACGGGCCTCCCGGAACCGGAAAAACCTTCTGTGCCGAGGCTATCGCCCATCACCTGAACCGAACGATCATCCGGGTGAATTATGCGGAGATTGAATCCAAGTATGTCGGTGAAACGCCGAAAAACATCAAGGCAGCCTTCAAAAAGGCACAGGAAGCAAAATCGGTCCTCTTTTTCGATGAGGCCGATTCGATCCTGGGAAAACGCCTGACCCAGGTAACCCAGAGTGCGGATCACGGTGTGAACGTGAGCCGTTCGGTCATGCTGATGGAACTGGATCGCTTCGATGGAATCGTCATTTTCGCTTCCAACCTGCCGGCCAATTATGATGGGGCCTTTGTCCGCCGTATCATGGCCCATATCGAATTCATCCTGCCGGATGTGGATTGCCTATCGAGGCTTTGGGCGTATTTGCTGCCTGATGAAACCCCGCGAGCGGCCGATGTGGATACGCAATGGCTTGCGCGGGAATCGGAGGGGCTTTCGGGCGGAGACATCCTGAACGTGATCAAATTGGCGGCCAGCATGGCGGTTACCCGAAACGGCGATGATCGCCAGATTGAACAGCGTGATATCCTGCAAGCCATTTCCCAGGTGCGTAATGCACAGCAAAAAATTGGATCGAAAACCTCAGATATGGATTATACCGGTGCTCGTCCCGTTCAGATCCGGCAGGAGGTGATTGCCGCAGAACAGTTGCCCCCAGACATTCAACAGGCGTATGCAAGCAGGGTGGAAAACCTGGGATCCTGA
- the queC gene encoding 7-cyano-7-deazaguanine synthase QueC: MEACRHTEIPKAVVLSSGGLDSTTAMAMARREGFALYALSFDYGQRHVFELEAARRVAASMGVRQHLVVKIDLQVIGGSALTSEMAVPKSRSLATMQENEIPVTYVPARNTIFLSYALAWAEVLGACDIFIGVNAIDYSGYPDCRPAYIEAFEKMANLATKASVEGKMKFRIRTPLLLMDKAQIIQTGIALGVDYGLTHSCYDPDSQGLACGRCDSCALRRAGFEKAGIPDPTRYQRIP; encoded by the coding sequence ATGGAAGCGTGCAGACACACAGAAATACCGAAGGCTGTCGTTCTTTCCAGCGGCGGGCTGGATTCGACGACTGCGATGGCGATGGCGCGCAGGGAAGGCTTTGCGTTGTATGCATTGAGCTTCGATTATGGGCAGCGGCATGTCTTCGAACTGGAGGCTGCCCGGCGGGTTGCGGCCTCCATGGGCGTGCGCCAGCACCTGGTCGTCAAAATCGATCTGCAGGTGATCGGCGGGTCCGCTCTGACAAGCGAAATGGCGGTACCCAAATCCCGCTCGCTCGCGACCATGCAGGAAAACGAGATCCCTGTTACCTATGTGCCTGCCAGAAACACGATTTTTCTTTCGTATGCGCTGGCCTGGGCGGAAGTGCTGGGGGCCTGCGATATTTTCATCGGCGTCAATGCCATCGATTACAGCGGATATCCGGACTGCCGACCGGCCTATATCGAGGCTTTCGAAAAAATGGCCAACCTCGCCACGAAGGCATCTGTGGAAGGAAAGATGAAATTCCGGATCCGCACACCGCTGCTCCTGATGGACAAGGCGCAGATCATCCAGACCGGTATCGCGCTCGGCGTCGATTATGGCTTGACCCACAGTTGCTACGATCCCGATTCGCAGGGTTTGGCCTGCGGGCGTTGCGACAGTTGCGCGCTCAGAAGGGCCGGCTTCGAGAAAGCCGGAATTCCCGATCCGACCCGCTATCAACGGATACCCTGA